A genomic window from Silene latifolia isolate original U9 population chromosome Y, ASM4854445v1, whole genome shotgun sequence includes:
- the LOC141628032 gene encoding uncharacterized protein LOC141628032 — MNNQKVGLFGLLETKINGGHVTNIALNLFDGWCITTNSHTHKDGRVWLLWQPQLFDVHVLEYNPQFVHAQITVKVSGKSFLLTLIYAFNEVKDRIDLWRCLNKFATTCTGPWALAEDFNTVLNPEERLRGQTRDEDMDAFVDCMNACGMIDIQATWAFYTWTNKQDVEHRKYSRLDRFRVNNDWLSVYPEMVGHFHPEGLLDHNPCVVSNKQLAATKFRSFKYFDMWGSAAGFIPRIKEVWGNTMNGTRIFCIVKKVKGLKNVLKGLNKECYSDIEVKTEEAELILAEI, encoded by the coding sequence ATGAATAATCAGAAGGTAGGTCTCTTTGGCCTGCTTGAGACTAAAATAAATGGTGGCCATGTGACTAATATAGCTCTCAATCTGTTTGATGGTTGGTGTATTACCACTAATAGTCATACTCATAAGGATGGAAGGGTGTGGCTGTTATGGCAACCACAATTATTTGATGTTCATGTTCTGGAGTATAATCCTCAGTTTGTTCATGCTCAGATTACTGTTAAAGTCAGTGGGAAAAGCTTTcttttaactttgatttatgcttttaatgaGGTGAAGGATAGAATTGACTTGTGGAGGTGTTTGAATAAGTTTGCCACTACCTGCACTGGACCATGGGCTCTAGCTGAAGATTTTAATACTGTTCTAAATCCTGAAGAAAGACTAAGAGGGCAGACTAGAGATGAGGATATGGATGCTTTTGTTGACTGCATGAATGCTTGTGGGATGATTGATATACAAGCTACATGGGCTTTCTATACCTGGACGAATAAGCAAGATGTTGAACATAGAAAATACAGTAGACTGGATAGATTTCGAGTAAATAATGATTGGCTAAGTGTGTATCCAGAAATGGTGGGTCATTTCCATCCTGAAGGACTCCTTGATCACAATCCCTGTGTTGTTTCTAATAAGCAGTTGGCTGCCACAAAGTTTAGGAGCTTCAAATACTTTGATATGTGGGGGAGTGCAGCTGGTTTTATTCCTAGGATCAAGGAAGTATGGGGTAACACTATGAATGGCACAAGGATTTTTTGCATTGTTAAGAAGGTGAAAGGATTAAAGAATGTGTTAAAAGGTCTGAACAAGGAATGCTATTCTGATATTGAAGTCAAGACTGAGGAGGCAGAACTGATTTTAGCTGAGATTTAG
- the LOC141628031 gene encoding uncharacterized protein LOC141628031 gives MFADDLLMFCKGDAPSILLLVIAFTSFSNAPGLQMNNAKSEIFFNGMNVDLQTDILSVTGFQEGKMPFRYLGVPIQLGKVSKKECNSLVEKMVIRIRSIGAKKLYYAGRVVLINSVLNTLYNYWAAMFVIPKAAIKRVEAICRNFLWDSSTEYHRVPLVGWDRVTMSKSVGGLGIKKASTWTIASVGKLTWKTICKVKEQLKNGFIDNCWAPHKKGYTIGNGYEWLMGTTPTQHWTKIVWNEWNVPKHSFNSWLIMQGGLNTKAKLFTYGCCQDDLCVLCAEQSETIEHLFTECKFSCQVQKYVDDWIERPFPTDSELLNFSVMRPVIVAERMKMVVQQQIRRFTDRRGGQTELDARTWVGFC, from the exons atgtttgctgatgatcttctGATGTTTTGCAAAGGAGATGCCCCTTCTATTCTCCTCCTTGTTATAGCTTTCACTTCCTTTTCTAATGCACCAGGTCTGCAGATGAACAATGCAAAGTCAGAAATCTTTTTTAATGGTATGAATGTGGACTTGCAGACTGATATTCTATCAGTCACTGGATTTCAGGAAGGAAAAATGCCATTTAGGTATTTAGGGGTTCCAATTCAGCTAGGAAAAGTATCAAAGAAAGAGTGCAACAGTCTTGTGGAGAAAATGGTGATAAGGATCAGAAGTATTGGTGCTAAAAAGTTATACTATGCTGGTAGGGTTGTACTTATAAACTCAGTGCTTAACACTTTGTATAACTACTGGGCTGCAATGTTTGTCATTCCTAAAGCTGCTATTAAGAGAGTTGAGGCTATATGCAGGAACTTCCTGTGGGATAGTTCCACTGAATACCATAGAGTTCCTTTAGTGGGTTGGGACAGAGTAACCATGTCAAAATCTGTAGGAGGACTTGGAATTAAAAAAGCCAGCACTTGGACCATTGCTTCAGTTGGAAAACTG ACTTGGAAGACTATATGTAAGGTGAAGGAGCAGCTTAAGAATGGATTCATTGATAATTGTTGGGCTCCTCATAAAAAAGGTTATACAATTGGCAATGGATATGAATGGCTTATGGGAACAACTCCTACTCAGCATTGGACAAAAATAGTTTGGAATGAATGGAATGTGCCCAAACATTCCTTCAATTCTTGGCTGATAATGCAGGGTGGCCTGAATACTAAAGCTAAACTCTTTACTTATGGATGCTGTCAGGATGACTTGTGTGTCCTATGTGCTGAACAGTCTGAAACTATTGAGCATCTGTTCACTGAATGTAAGTTTAGTTGTCAAGTTCAGAAATATGTTGATGATTGGATTGAACGTCCTTTCCCCACTGATAGTGAGCTGCTGAAT TTCAGTGTTATGAGGCCTGTGATAGTGGCAGAACGGATGAAGATGGTGGTCCAACAACAAATTCGCAGATTTACTGATCGTAGAGGTGGACAAACTGAGTTGGATGCAAGGACTTGGGTTGGTTTCTGTTAA